The Triticum aestivum cultivar Chinese Spring chromosome 7B, IWGSC CS RefSeq v2.1, whole genome shotgun sequence genome window below encodes:
- the LOC123162195 gene encoding 60S acidic ribosomal protein P0, with product MAIKRTKAEKKIAYDQKLCQLLEEYTKVLIAVADNVGSKQLQEIRKGLRGDSIVLMGKNTLIRRCIKVHSEKTGNKDFLELSNLLVGNVGLIFTKGDLKEVREEVAKYKVGAPARVGLVAPVDVVVPPGNTGLDPSQTSFFQVLNIPTKINKGTVEITIPVELIKKGDKVGSSESALLAKLGIRPFSYGLVICNVYDSGSVFSPEVLDLTEEDLMDKFASGVSMVASLSLAISYPTMAAAPHMFLNAYKNVLAVALETDYSYDHADKIKEYLKDPSKFAVAAPAAAASGGAAAAAPKEEEKKDEPEEESDGEMGFSLFDD from the exons ATGGCGATCAAGAGGACCAAGGCCGAGAAGAAGATCGCGTACGACCAGAAGCTCTGCCAGCTGCTCGAGGAGTACACCAAGGTGCTCATCGCCGTCGCCGACAATGTCGGCTCCAAGCAGCTCCAGGAGATCCGCAAGGGTCTCCGCGGTGACTCCATCGTGCTCATGGGCAAGAACACCCTCATCCGCCGCTGCATCAAGGTGCACTCGGAGAAGACCGGCAACAAGGACTTCCTTGAGCTCAGCAACCTCCTCGTC GGTAACGTTGGCCTCATCTTCACCAAGGGTGACCTCAAGGAGGTTCGCGAGGAGGTCGCCAAGTACAAG GTTGGTGCTCCTGCTCGTGTTGGGCTAGTTGCACCTGTTGATGTGGTGGTTCCCCCTGGCAACACTGGTCTGGATCCCTCCCAGACGTCCTTCTTCCAG GTGCTCAACATTCCCACCAAGATTAACAAGGGCACTGTGGAAATTACTATCCCTGTGGAGCTGATAAAGAAGGGTGACAAGGTGGGCTCCTCTGAGTCTGCCCTGCTTGCCAAGCTTGGTATCCGCCCCTTCTCTTATGGGCTGGTCATCTGCAATGTCTATGACAGCGGGTCAGTCTTCAGCCCTGAGGTTCTTGACCTCACCGAGGAAGACCTGATGGACAAGTTTGCTTCTGGTGTGTCCATGGTTGCCTCACTGTCCCTGGCGATCTCATACCCCACCATGGCTGCTGCGCCACACATGTTCCTCAATGCATACAAGAATGTTCTTGCGGTTGCTTTGGAGACAGACTACTCATATGATCATGCTGATAAGATCAAGGAGTACCTCAAG GACCCAAGCAAGTTTGCCGTTGctgcccctgctgctgctgcctccggtggtgctgccgccgctgccccgaaggaggaggagaagaaggacgaGCCCGAGGAGGAATCAGATGGCGAGATGGGATTCAGCCTGTTCGACGACTAA